A region from the Poseidonibacter antarcticus genome encodes:
- a CDS encoding DUF1007 family protein, with product MLFFVSTITLFAHLHTFIDIFSKIYNNENRITSISMMWKFNEMTSELLIMEI from the coding sequence ATTTTATTTTTTGTTTCAACTATAACTTTATTTGCCCATCTTCATACTTTCATTGATATCTTTTCTAAAATTTATAATAATGAAAATAGGATAACTTCAATATCTATGATGTGGAAATTTAATGAAATGACATCAGAACTTCTAATTATGGAAATTTGA